AGAGAATAAAAAATGTCAAAATCGCAAAGATGACATCGATCATCGGCACGATGTTGATCTGGGGTGGGATATCCGGTTCAGTAGGTAGACGCATTAATTGCTTTCCGCAGCATCATGAATTTCCGTTTCTGGGGCATGTCGGTGTTGACCCGGTAGCGCTGCAATCATGGCATCCAAAACTTTAGCCACTGGAATAATTTCTAGATCAATATCCGGAACGGTTTGCCCTTTAGGAATAATTGCGCGTTTGAATCCTAGCTTAGCGGCTTCCTTCAGGCGTAACTCAATTTGAGAGACAGGGCGAATTTGCCCCCCCAAACCCACTTCCCCAATCAAAACGGTCTTCGGGTCAACAACGCGATCGCGGAAACTCGCAGCGACCGCAACCGCCACACCCAAGTCGGCAGCAGGCTCACCCACATTCAGGCCACCCGATGAAGCCACATAGGCATCTAGTTTAGAGAGGGGAATGCCGACCCGCTTTTCCAAAACCGCCAAAATTTGCAGCAAGCGATTGTACTCAATCCCTGTCGTGGAGCGGCGAGGAGAGCTGTAGCTGGTAGGGCTAACTAAGGCTTGGAGTTCCACCACAATCGGGCGGGTGCCTTCGCAAGCCACAATCGTAGCTGTGCCAGGAGCAACCTCTTCTCGATTGCCAAGAAACAACTCGGATGGATTCGAGACTTCTGCCAATCCGCGATCGGCCATCTCAAACACACCCAGCTCATGGGTTGCGCCAAAACGGTTCTTCACAGAGCGCAGTAAGCGATGGCTAGCAAAGCGATCGCCCTCAAAATACAACACTGTATCGACTAAATGCTCCAATACCTTCGGCCCCGCGATCGCGCCCTCCTTAGTGACGTGCCCCACAATAAATAGCGTGATATGTTCGCGTTTAGCCACATGCATCAAAGCTGAGGTGCATTCGCGCACTTGAGATACGGAACCTGGAGCGGAACCCAACGCCGAGTAGTAAAGTGCCTGAATACTATCAATCACTGCCACCGTTGGTTTCAAAGATTCCAACTCTGCCATCACAGTTTCCAAATCTGTTTCTGGCAATAGGTACAAGTTCGGCCCTGGAGCGCCTGCGGCAGTTTCTTCGGCTGAGAGTTGCGATACCTGCACCGGAGGTTGCTTGCCAATGCCTAAACGTTGCGATCGCAG
This region of Trichocoleus desertorum NBK24 genomic DNA includes:
- the radA gene encoding DNA repair protein RadA, which encodes MPKTRSHFVCNDCGAESPQYFGKCPSCHAWNSLEEQIVKSNPGAATPIGLTATARLNGKKRASSSASVQARSSLTFEQISDHPQARISSSYAELDRVLGGGIVPGSLVLIGGDPGIGKSTLLLQVANQLGTQHRILYVCAEESGQQVKLRSQRLGIGKQPPVQVSQLSAEETAAGAPGPNLYLLPETDLETVMAELESLKPTVAVIDSIQALYYSALGSAPGSVSQVRECTSALMHVAKREHITLFIVGHVTKEGAIAGPKVLEHLVDTVLYFEGDRFASHRLLRSVKNRFGATHELGVFEMADRGLAEVSNPSELFLGNREEVAPGTATIVACEGTRPIVVELQALVSPTSYSSPRRSTTGIEYNRLLQILAVLEKRVGIPLSKLDAYVASSGGLNVGEPAADLGVAVAVAASFRDRVVDPKTVLIGEVGLGGQIRPVSQIELRLKEAAKLGFKRAIIPKGQTVPDIDLEIIPVAKVLDAMIAALPGQHRHAPETEIHDAAESN